The Amblyomma americanum isolate KBUSLIRL-KWMA chromosome 11, ASM5285725v1, whole genome shotgun sequence genome includes the window TATGTTTGGGCATGTCCAGGCTATGTGAACCATGTCTGCTGTTTTTTGCCCTTTTTTATATGTCTTCTTAGTGTCCTTTGTACCACCTAATCATGAGAAGGTGGTtgggttagcttcttgtttattgGCCCagaccgagagagagagaaacaatttGAAGCGCCCCGCACGGCTGGCAGTGCGCCTGATACCGAAAAGGACGAGGTATCCCCagcacgcgctcgggaacacgcTCGGGAACATGACCCCTGTCCTGGCGTCTtgcaatctatcagcctacatgctattaccactcattttcccgtcaaaactttcctttgtccagcaattaaccgccagtGTCTTGGCCACTACCCCGcaatgggtatgtgccagcattgtttgaggcctactGGCCTACCTACCTTCGCCAGAGtcagacgctgccgccgccgctccacaGCTATCTCCtctgcggcagccctcaataaatgtggccgcaatcaccttcctgggcgacctccacaatcTATTAGGTAAACTGCAGGGAAGTACTTTTCGCGGAAAAATAAAGCTCAAACTGAAACAAACTCTTCATCATACTAACCTTTAGTAATCTAGCCTTCAACCTTTCTTTATCCCGCCTAACTGCATAAAATCGGAATCTTAGAGGCTAAACGGTCATGCCACTTATTCTGCTGACCCGTAAGAATAGAGCGCCAAGAGATCAATTCATGATTTTCATGTCCTGCTAGCGGCTGGTGTATGAACAATTCTTTTCCATTTCAGTTCCGATCGCAAATGTTATTGTTTACTTTTGCTTGCGAATATAGACGGTTTTGATGTAATATATCAGTACATGGCCCTCTTTGGCTTCTCTGTATTAGGCGCGCTACCTCACACTAGAAACAGTGTAAGTGGTAAGTGGTTTGTTGGTTTTTATATCTTCTATCGGCATTGCAGTTAGTACTAGTCTTCTATTGTTCCTGCTTGAATTGCTTCAACACAAACTGTGGTGTTCGCGGTATGCCATTTCATTCCAGACGCTTGCCTGGCCTGCCCCTCAAGCCCACTCAGGCTTTGGTAGGCGTATCATGTATTGCTCCTATGGAAATCGTATGTTACTAAAGTTTATTATTATGATCTTTATTGTTATCAATACTATTATTCTGTATGGGGTCCTCGGTCTTCGTcgttgacgaagaggtgcgtgGTCAGGTATATGAGGAGATGAGCTTGCATGTTgatggctaggttgaagaaactAAGGATGCCTGTGCTGAAGGGAGCAGCAGGTCATAGATTCCCTCATTGTAGATTTCGTAAAAGGACAGCCGCAGCAGAACCTGCCCAGCGGAGTAATTGCTGTCTGCGCTGGAGCGCGACAGGAAGAGTGAAGCATCGCTGCCATTGCAAGGCAAGTGGAAAGTGCTGAAGTCCGCTGCACTGCAGGCACACTACTCGCCGAGCAGCTGGTTCTTGAGCTGCGAAACGGCAGCCTCTTCAGTGGTGCTGAGCTGAACTACTTCGTCAGAGCAGTCTGGCCGCACGGGTGCCCCCTGGCATATCTGGGTGCCAAGCAAATGGAAGAGGCGGTCCAAGGTGCAGGGCACGATGCCAGGGTCAATGTATGGCCCTTGCATGGTGTGAGTCTTCCCACCGGCCGTGGGACCATACGCAAAGAGCAGCACGTTTCTGCCCTCAATGAATGCGTCTAGGGGCTCCTGCACCACCCCATGGAACAGCTGCTCCTGGCTGCTGCCCTCTGGGAACGCCTTGGTGAAGAAGCATTTCTGCTGGTGCTCCAGAGTGGCCGTTGTTGATGCCACAGTTGTCTCACTGTGGGGTTCAAAAGCCGGGTTTGTGAACGGCTTGCCGCCCACACGTGGTCGCAAGCGCAGCTACACCTGGAGTGCAGAGCTGGCAACAAGGGTTGCATCCTACTTCTGACACACCGATTCCACCAGGGGAGCTCGGGTTCCATTTTGGGAAGTTGAGCAGACTCTGTAGAGTCTTTATAAGGTCGGGCGGGCCTGTGCATGACTTTTCCAGCCTTGCATCGACGAACAACACGGTCTGTAGGCAGCGGTGCGCTGACAGCGTTCCTTGCGTTGCGTGCTAGCTACTAAAAGACCCACCGCACACAAAACACGCACACCTCGAAAAGGAAGTCCGCACCGAGAACAGCTTGAGAGACGTCAGCGATAATGAAGATCGAgcgaaacgtgcggcgcaatcCGAGGTTAAGCGTCAGGGACCGTGGGCCGTACGTGCGAATGGGCGAGTTGTTGGTCGCTTGGAGCGGGGAGGTCTCTTCGTTGCGACGACGATCTGCCCAAGAAGCCACTATGACgctgacttgtgctcccgtgtcgaccacgaaacgagtgccagtaatcTTGCCCGAGAGGGAAAAGACGCGGCATGTCCGTCCACCCGCaccacttgccgccgtcagtggccggtcgcagcgtttcccgaccaggagcacTGGTGTAtgcacttgcgggcagagctgccTCATGATCCGGTTGCACCAGCAAACAGCCGAAAGCGAAGTGGCTGGCCGCTCGTCAGATGGTTGGGATTCCGGAGTGCGGCTACATGGCCTGAACCCCGGCGGAAAACGGCGCGGCAAAGGCGTGAAGTCATCAagccgcctggcaagagcatGAAGTCGACTttcgatgctggcaagctgggagtcAGCGGCAGTAGTTGGAGGTGGACTGGCCACAGAGCTGATGTTGGGGAGCCGTGCGTAGTCCGCAATACGGTCAGCGAGTTCACCGAGGTTGTCTAATAAAACATCACCTGCAGCTGCGAGGTtggggaccatgtgttggggaagacgcttcatgaacaactcacgcagaagtgggtcgtgctgagcagcggagtctcTCATAAGATGTCGCATGCGACGGAAGAGCTGCGAAGGGCGGCTctcaccaagctctgtagcgctgaggaggAGCTCGAGTTTGCTGCActcggacgctgacttgcggtcgatgatagccgcGTTCAACGTGCCGAAGGATCGAGCCGAGTCCGACGAGCTGATGACGTCCTCtaagtcctcagcgacgtcaggaggcaaggacgacacgaagtggaggaacttggtctcctggctcgTGATACGTCGCAGCgggaaatgcgcctcaacctgcaggagccaggcgcggTGGCTATTGGTCCAAAATGGCAGCAGGCTGATTGGAatggaacgcggccaccgaaaCACCAAGAGGCTGAGCGTTCGGGGGCATGTCGCCGCTGGTAGGCTGGGCAGAAGAGCCAGCGGAATCCATGGAGGAGGATgtggttgcgtgttcgaagccgggtcgccaaatctgtcggagctatggcgaggaagaaccagctccgacggCATAGTGGTTCGAACTGTATTTGCGccgctcgcgctgcggcggcctagccaaACTTCccctttcttgtccggcgccgcgcgccatggcctgcgagccgagcgcggcgcgaggggagCTACACACTCAAAGCCGCATAACGCTGTG containing:
- the LOC144109828 gene encoding uncharacterized protein LOC144109828; the protein is MPDGTVSDQPHDIEDFFREHFASAFRSQDFCEREGFSRDDTAFCGSLPEPPDEEEAVLYLVTSPKLEKWEAVLASPDPEGFSETTVASTTATLEHQQKCFFTKAFPEGSSQEQLFHGVVQEPLDAFIEGRNVLLFAYGPTAGGKTHTMQGPYIDPGIVPCTLDRLFHLLGTQICQGAPVRPDCSDEVVQLSTTEEAAVSQLKNQLLGE